In Bacillus sp. DX3.1, the following proteins share a genomic window:
- a CDS encoding YitT family protein, translated as MVRFFGIIIGSIIIAISFNLFLIPHKILSSGIGGIAIILGIATPINTGIINFALNLPILILGYIGLGKKVIFNTIVSVIVLSAALYWIPVKIVATDPLLSSLFGGVIAGAGIGLVFNCGGSTGGFDIIGMLLSRKKDIKLGGFLIILNTVVVVIAGFFFNWDVALTSLLSIYVTGKVIDAIHTKHRKVTLMIVTNHAEEMKKQLLSTVIRGITLLDGEGAYSSEKKRVLMTVVSREELAGMKLTISEIDPQAFVNITETVEVLGLFRKV; from the coding sequence ATGGTCAGATTTTTCGGCATTATCATTGGTTCTATCATTATAGCAATTTCCTTTAATCTTTTCCTTATTCCCCACAAGATTTTAAGCAGTGGAATAGGCGGAATTGCTATTATCTTGGGCATTGCAACTCCTATAAACACAGGTATTATTAACTTTGCTTTAAACTTACCTATTCTTATTTTAGGGTACATAGGACTTGGAAAAAAAGTAATTTTTAATACGATTGTTTCTGTCATTGTATTATCTGCTGCACTGTACTGGATTCCTGTAAAAATAGTCGCAACTGATCCGCTTCTTTCTTCATTATTTGGAGGCGTAATTGCTGGTGCTGGAATCGGCCTTGTATTTAACTGTGGTGGGTCAACAGGTGGCTTTGATATCATTGGTATGTTATTATCTCGCAAAAAAGATATTAAACTTGGTGGATTTCTTATTATTTTAAATACAGTGGTTGTTGTCATTGCTGGATTTTTCTTTAACTGGGATGTAGCATTAACAAGTTTACTATCCATCTATGTAACAGGAAAAGTAATTGATGCCATTCATACAAAACATCGTAAAGTAACACTTATGATTGTAACAAACCATGCTGAAGAAATGAAAAAGCAACTCCTATCAACCGTTATACGTGGGATTACACTCCTTGATGGTGAAGGCGCCTATTCAAGTGAGAAAAAACGTGTACTTATGACCGTTGTTTCACGCGAAGAGCTTGCTGGCATGAAATTAACAATTTCTGAAATTGACCCGCAGGCATTTGTCAATATTACAGAAACCGTTGAAGTATTGGGGTTATTTAGAAAAGTTTAA
- a CDS encoding VOC family protein has protein sequence MSFHIQGIDHVQVAAPAGCEEKAREFYGHKIGLEEIPKPEELRKRGGCWFRCGNQEIHIGVEQNFSPAKKAHPAFYVQQIEEFKAALIQKEVQVIDDKARPDVLRFYVFDPFGNRIEFMEYK, from the coding sequence ATGTCATTTCATATTCAAGGAATTGATCACGTACAAGTTGCAGCACCAGCAGGCTGTGAAGAAAAGGCAAGGGAGTTTTATGGACACAAGATTGGTCTAGAAGAAATTCCAAAACCAGAAGAGTTACGAAAGCGCGGGGGATGCTGGTTTCGCTGTGGAAATCAAGAAATCCACATAGGAGTAGAGCAGAATTTTTCTCCAGCTAAAAAAGCGCACCCAGCCTTTTACGTTCAACAGATTGAAGAATTTAAAGCCGCTTTAATTCAAAAGGAAGTTCAAGTTATAGATGATAAAGCTCGTCCAGATGTATTACGGTTTTACGTATTTGATCCATTTGGAAACAGAATTGAATTTATGGAGTATAAATAA
- a CDS encoding PAS domain S-box protein: MSRKKLSSIKKSDRSVIHRRSRDHIQKNIMKQNQSLKEMYASLFEYNPDSIISFDLQGNILHVNPSAEKILGYSTKALEGKTIKSFVLTHSYDQVLQYIKNAVIDNQQEYILSINHKDGYQIDVVTKFVPIYVNNQIIGIYAIMKHLEKSEQIEKMLQESEKRLRTLLNSMPAFVLFKDHKGRWLEANDYAVSSLGFENVPYRGKKDSELIQYNESYRNSFLYCEKSDEFAWENKESIRGEEIIIHASSTPLILDIIKVPLFHPDGSRKGIVIMGRDVTDLKKTEELLRKSEKLAVVGQLTAGIAHEIRNPLTSLKGFLTLLEPDISKNNKWYVDVMLSEISQMESITNQFMAMSKPQALSIQSCQIQSLIEEVVTFILPTAIMHSAHIIMDHAPTLPTIQCDGNQLKQVFINILKNAIEAMPYGGNIFIQTMHVEDNFVLVRISDEGCGIPQDRISRLGEPFYSLKEKGTGLGLMMCYKIIEEHGGKLQIASELNKGTTVDIRLPILSEKTDD; this comes from the coding sequence ATGAGTAGGAAAAAGTTATCATCCATAAAAAAAAGTGATCGTTCAGTTATTCACCGTCGTTCCCGAGATCATATACAAAAAAACATTATGAAACAAAACCAATCTTTAAAAGAAATGTATGCTTCTCTTTTTGAATATAATCCTGATAGTATTATTTCATTTGACTTACAAGGGAACATATTACATGTAAATCCTTCTGCTGAAAAAATATTAGGATATTCTACGAAAGCACTAGAAGGAAAAACAATAAAATCTTTTGTGTTAACACACAGTTACGACCAAGTATTACAATATATTAAAAACGCAGTAATTGATAACCAACAAGAATACATACTTTCTATCAATCATAAGGATGGCTATCAAATTGACGTAGTCACAAAATTTGTTCCTATTTATGTAAATAATCAAATTATAGGTATTTATGCGATTATGAAACATCTGGAAAAATCAGAGCAAATCGAAAAAATGTTACAAGAAAGTGAAAAACGTTTACGTACTTTACTAAACTCCATGCCAGCTTTTGTGTTATTTAAAGATCATAAAGGTCGATGGTTAGAAGCAAATGACTACGCAGTTTCCAGTTTAGGCTTTGAAAATGTGCCCTATCGTGGAAAAAAAGATAGTGAATTAATCCAATATAACGAATCCTATCGGAATTCTTTCTTATACTGTGAAAAATCTGATGAATTCGCATGGGAGAACAAAGAGAGTATACGTGGTGAAGAAATTATTATACATGCTAGTTCTACGCCTCTCATTCTTGATATAATAAAAGTCCCTCTTTTTCATCCTGATGGATCACGGAAAGGGATCGTCATTATGGGGCGCGATGTTACAGATTTAAAGAAGACCGAGGAACTATTACGGAAATCTGAAAAACTGGCAGTTGTTGGACAGCTAACAGCGGGAATTGCTCATGAAATACGAAATCCATTAACTTCTTTAAAAGGATTTCTAACATTATTAGAACCTGATATTAGCAAAAATAACAAATGGTATGTCGATGTCATGTTAAGTGAAATTTCCCAAATGGAATCTATTACGAATCAATTTATGGCAATGTCTAAACCACAGGCTTTATCTATACAATCCTGTCAAATTCAGTCATTAATTGAAGAAGTGGTAACATTTATTTTACCAACAGCGATTATGCATAGCGCACATATTATTATGGATCATGCACCAACACTACCGACAATTCAATGTGATGGAAATCAATTAAAACAAGTATTTATAAATATATTAAAAAACGCAATAGAAGCAATGCCTTATGGAGGAAATATTTTCATTCAAACAATGCACGTAGAAGACAATTTTGTGTTAGTGCGTATTTCAGATGAAGGCTGTGGTATACCACAAGATCGAATCTCCCGTTTAGGCGAACCTTTTTATAGTTTAAAGGAAAAAGGAACAGGACTCGGTTTAATGATGTGCTATAAAATTATTGAGGAACATGGTGGCAAATTACAAATCGCAAGTGAATTAAATAAAGGAACCACTGTAGACATTCGGTTACCTATTCTTTCGGAAAAAACGGATGATTAA
- a CDS encoding FMN-binding glutamate synthase family protein: MSQTLLVIISVLLLLIVLFITFFVVTFFIKKRTHHSILKLHPYLGRMRFLLEKIGPEFRQYWFDHDTDGKPFSRYDFQSIMFLAKYRSEVLGFGSKRNFDKAGYYISNTLFPVLTEELNVNLSIERPAKKYIIHKEGVFSRREKLTVDQTNLWLYEENDAIVVGPSRKYPWKVNGMFGASATSYGAIGENYILSTGNGAKMAGGSWVNTGEGGVIPEHLQTGADIIAQIGPGLFGYRDENGNFSMEEFIEKAKEPNIKAFELKFGQGAKIRGGHLEGKKVNQKIAAVRKVKEGETINSPNRFAFLHNTTEALLFIQDLQESGGKPIGMKLVIGQQKPLEELLQMMKELDVYPDFITIDGSEGGSGATYKSMADSMGIPLMPALITFIDTACRFEVRDKFKVFASGKLVTPDKVAIALAIGADAINSARGFMMANGCIMALQCHTGQCPSGVATTDPRFQKALDPNEKQWRVMNYIISMRYSLFALAAAAGAKSPRHLTRGHIVFKDEVGNIIPLSKLFPVVPYGEKK; this comes from the coding sequence ATGAGCCAAACACTGCTCGTAATCATAAGTGTATTATTGTTGTTAATAGTACTATTCATTACTTTTTTTGTAGTTACTTTCTTTATTAAGAAAAGGACACACCATTCGATTTTGAAACTTCATCCGTATTTGGGAAGAATGCGTTTTTTACTTGAAAAAATAGGTCCAGAATTTCGGCAATATTGGTTTGATCATGATACAGATGGAAAACCATTTTCTCGTTATGATTTTCAAAGTATTATGTTTCTAGCAAAATATCGATCTGAAGTTCTTGGATTTGGTTCAAAACGTAATTTTGATAAAGCAGGGTACTATATTTCTAACACTCTTTTTCCCGTACTTACTGAGGAATTAAATGTGAATCTTTCTATAGAGCGTCCCGCGAAGAAATATATTATTCATAAAGAAGGAGTGTTCTCTAGAAGAGAAAAACTCACAGTAGATCAAACAAATCTTTGGTTATACGAAGAAAATGATGCGATTGTAGTAGGTCCGAGTCGCAAATATCCATGGAAAGTAAACGGGATGTTTGGAGCATCAGCAACTTCTTACGGCGCAATTGGAGAAAATTATATTCTTTCAACTGGAAATGGAGCAAAAATGGCTGGTGGTTCATGGGTGAATACGGGGGAAGGTGGCGTGATTCCAGAGCATTTACAAACTGGAGCTGATATTATTGCACAAATAGGTCCAGGTTTGTTTGGTTATCGTGATGAAAACGGTAATTTTTCTATGGAAGAATTTATCGAAAAAGCAAAAGAGCCCAATATTAAAGCATTTGAATTGAAATTTGGGCAAGGTGCGAAAATACGTGGAGGTCATTTGGAAGGGAAAAAAGTGAATCAGAAAATAGCTGCTGTCAGAAAGGTGAAAGAAGGGGAGACGATAAATTCACCAAACCGTTTTGCCTTTTTGCATAATACAACAGAAGCGTTACTTTTTATTCAAGACTTACAGGAAAGTGGCGGTAAGCCAATAGGAATGAAATTAGTGATTGGACAACAAAAGCCATTGGAAGAGTTACTTCAAATGATGAAAGAATTAGATGTTTATCCGGATTTTATTACAATTGATGGCTCAGAAGGTGGTTCAGGTGCAACGTATAAATCAATGGCAGATAGTATGGGCATTCCACTCATGCCTGCTTTAATTACGTTTATTGACACAGCCTGCCGTTTTGAGGTTCGTGACAAGTTTAAAGTTTTTGCGTCTGGAAAGCTTGTAACCCCTGATAAAGTAGCGATTGCTTTAGCGATTGGTGCCGATGCGATAAATTCTGCACGTGGTTTTATGATGGCAAATGGTTGTATTATGGCACTTCAGTGTCATACCGGGCAGTGTCCTTCTGGAGTTGCGACAACAGATCCACGCTTTCAAAAAGCATTGGATCCCAATGAAAAACAATGGCGCGTGATGAACTATATTATTAGCATGCGATATAGTTTGTTTGCTTTAGCGGCAGCTGCAGGTGCAAAAAGTCCACGTCATTTAACAAGAGGTCATATTGTATTTAAAGATGAAGTAGGGAACATTATTCCATTATCGAAGTTATTCCCTGTTGTACCTTATGGGGAGAAAAAATGA